GGATCTCGTTTGCTCGCTTGAGCTCCGCGTTCTCCCGCTTGAGCCGCTTGATCTCCTCGGCCTCCGCCGTCGTGACGCCCGGGCGGGCACCGGCGTCGACCTCGGCCCGGCGCACCCAGTTCGTCAGCGTCTGGGCGGTGCCGATCCCGAGCTTCGCCGCGATCGACTTGATCGCCGCGTGCTCGGAGGGGTACTGGTCCTTCGTCTCCAGCACCAGGCGCACGGCCCGGTCACGGAGATCTTGTGGGTATGGCTTGCTCATGACGGACTTGATCCTTCCAAAAGATCAAGCCTGGATCAACTCCGGTACGGTTCATTGTGCCGTGTCGACCGAAGCCATCATCAGACGCCAGCGAATGGCCATTGATCCGGTATAAGCCCCAAATCAGCGGCCATGTCCTTGTCGCAGCGGTGGCGTCTGTACACCCAGATGTGCGAGAGCCAGCTCGACAAGGCCTTCGCGCTCCTCGTCTGTCAGCACCGGACCGGCGGCGCCGTCCGGGGTCCGTGGCGTCGCCGCCGGCTCACTCCAGCCGTAGATCGTCGACAGGCGGCCGAACACCACGGAGCGAATGCCGCCTAGGGCGAAGGTCGTGCGTAGTTCACGGTCGTGCTCTGGGCCGGGAATGCTGGCGGCCAGCGCGGCCTCGATCCTTTGCGGGGTCGAGGGCAGGCCGTGAGTACTGCCGATCGCGGCTCGAGCTCCGGGGTCGGTGAGCAGCGGGTGGAGGCCTGGGATTCCCGGGATCAGGTGGTCGAGGTAGCCCCTGATGATCCGCTCCGGTGCCATGTCGCCCGGCTCCGCCGCGGCCGCGAATTCGGCGAGGGCCCGCGAGATTGGGCCGACAAGCCCTTCCAGCAGCTCTTCCTTCGACGCGAGGCGGTAGTAGAGCGCCGACTTCGAGATGCCGAGCCGCTCGGCCACGTCGAGCATTCTGGCACCCGAGCAGCCGTGCTCGGCGAACAGCTCGGCGGCTGAATCCAGGTTCGGCCGATTCCTCAAGTCCGAAGCCATCACCGACAAACTCCTCGCCAAGCCCGCGACCTCAACGCTCTCGCGGCCGGACGCGGGCAGGCGCTCGCGCAGATGGCCACACAGTGGGTCATCCGCGACCAACGGATGACCTCCGCCCTGATCGGCGCTTCGTCAGTCAGCCAACTAGAGCAGAACAACGCCGCCGTGTCCGGGCGGGCGTTCACGTCCGACAAGCTTTCGGCGATCGACGTGCTCGCCGTGCTTGCATAGCCGACGGCCTGGGCGACAGCCTTGCGACCAGCGAACCGCAAGGCAGCCGGCAACCTCTGGACACGCTCGACATTCAGGGGCTCTCGCCACTTTGGTCCGGAATCATGTTCGGGCATCATTGCGTCATGAACCACGGCCTGAACCCGCGCCGGCGTCCGCCGGTACGTGCGCACCGTCCGATCACAGCCAGGTGGAGCGCGCCTCTCGTTGTGATCATGAGTCTCTCGGTGCTGGCTCTCATCGCAGCACTTGTATATCTGCTGCTCGGTCCGCTCGCTGAGCGATTCATCCAGCCGGCCACCGCGAACCTGTCGACGAAGGATCGGCTAGACGAGCTCGAGAGCGCGCGAGGTCTCCTCCTCCAGGTGCTAGGCGGTCTCGTCGTGACCGCTGGACTGGTCGCCACCCTTGGGACGCTCCGGTACACAGCGAGAACGTATCGCGTGACGGAGCAGGGGCACGTCACTGACCGCTTTTCGAAGGCCGTGGAGCAACTCGGGTCAGACAGGCGTAGCGTTCGGACGGGTGGCGTGTACGCACTTGGACGGATCATGAAGGATTCGCCGGAAGACCATGAGACAGTCGTGCACGTTCTGACTGCATTCATTCGCGAACAGGCGCTTCATCCCTCCGAGGAGGAGAAGGTCAAGTTGATGTCGCTGCCGCCGGCGCAACGGACACACCCACAAGTTGATATAGCAGCGGCTCTCTCGATGTTACGCACTCGAGACCACTACGACCTGGACGAGCCGATCGACCTCTCCGGCGCGTACCTGCACGGCGCGAATCTCCGAGGAGCAGACCTCCGCGGCGCGAACCTCGGTGATGTTGACATGTGGGGAGCCGACCTAAAAGACGCGGTCCTCGACGGCGCCCGCCTGTATCGCGCAAACCTGCGCGGTGCAACACTTAGCGGAGCCACCCTTATATCCGCTCACCTCACAGCTGCTAGCCTACCTGCCGCAACGTTCACTCATGCCAATTTGACATCGGCAGATTTGAGTGCAATTGAGGATTTCTCTTCCGCAAGCTTCACTGACGCGACTCTTATGCAGGCCGATTTTTCCCTCTCGAAGCTGAAGGGTGCCAGATTCGTGAGGACGAACTTCACAGGTGCGTTTCTCTCTCAAGCCGTTCTCTGGGGCACTGACCTGAGCAAGGCAGTTGGGCTGAGCGCTGAGGGGTTGGTGAACGCTCCGCGAGACGGCGAGACTGTTCTGCCGGCGTCGGTCCAAGCGGAGTTGGACTTGCGAGGCGAGTCGAACGCTTCGCAGACTCAGCCTACGCAGGAGAAGAGCTAGCGTCTCACCTGCAGGCCTCTACCTTTGTTGGCCGCTCTGGCGTCAGCCGCAGACGGCGACGTATACGTTTCGGCTCTAGCGTACCTCCGAGAGTACCCGTGTGCGTCGGAGCCGATGGCTTTACAGGCCCTCATCGCCCACGCTCTCCGGCGGCTACAGCCGCACGGGCGTGTCCATGGTGCGGGTGTGGTCGATGATGTGCACCTCGCCTTCGAGGTCTACGTCGGCGGAGCGGCCCAGGTCGCCGTCCGATTGGGCGACCGTGGGCACGATGTGGCCGGGTTCGACGCGACGGTGCAGGTCGCGCCTGGTGAAGCCGGACAAGTCGGTGTGCACGTCGAACTCGACGGTGCGGGGTTCTCCCGGATCCAGCTCCAATCGCGCGAAGCTGAGGAGCCGGCGGACCCAGGCAGGCGATAGTGATGCACCCCGGATTTCGTGGAGGCCTGGGAAACAAGGTTTCGGGGTAGCGGTGAAGTTCGACCCTTATGAGGTCGGCAGTTGCGCACTTCGTCAACGCCGAAGAGCTCGATAGTTCCCACGACTGCTGCGCGGTGGAATCGAGCGTGAGCTGACGGCCCGACAGGAATCCTCTGAATTGCACTGAACTGCACCCAACGGGCCTCAACTGCACCGAAATGAGCTCGTAGAACGAGACCTTGGGTGTGAACAACGCGCTATTGTCATTAGATTCCTGAATCTAATGACAAAAATAGCCCGTGGGCTGCGATGATGCAAGTGGCGCGATCAGCCATTTCCGCCATTCGGTGTAGTTGGCGGCCGTTGGCCGGCGGCGTGGGAGCAAGTCTGCTCCCGCCTTGCTCCCAGGGCTTGCTCCCACGGCTCCCAGCCGGGGCCGATAGCGATGGATCTGCTCCCAGCCGTGATGACAGGCCGTCAGATTCCGCCCCATCACGCTGCTGAACTGCGCAAACTCATTCTTCTGGACGCGAAACACTGATTCTTGGGCCACGCATCTGCTCCTACAGGCGGGCATCAGAGTCCGCTGAATCAACGTGAGGCGATCATATCGCCGCATATACATGAGCAGTAGAACATCAAGTACCACTGTCACCAGTACGGCGACTCCGAGCAGAGCATGCAGCATTCAGAACCCCTGTCCAGACGAGGCTATGGCGGAGATCAGTAGATCTCCACCATAGCCTGGTGGTCTTTCAACAAGCGATAATAGAATTCCTGCGCGAAATCCATGTTCTGAAGAGCAAGAAACTGCTCCATCAGCTGAGCGGGATCTCCGCTCCCGGCCGCTCCCGGTGCGTGATCCAGGTCCTGAAGAAGAGTCTGCTCCATCAGCTCATCGCCATCTCCGCCCCCGGCCGCTCCCGGGGCGTGGTGCTGCCCGCCGCTACCTCGAACCACACCAGTTTCCGGCCCCAGTGCCTTGATTTCGTCGGGCAAGGCCAGCCCCGCGGTCAACCTTCCGATCCCTACGCCACCGAACGAGCCGATGAAGTAGCCGGAACTGGGGGCGCCCATGCCATCATTGGCCCACCTAGCCTGGCTCTGCTGCGCGGCGATCTGTTGCTCCTCGTACTTTTCGACGAGTGCTTCTTTCGCTTTGGCGTTGTTGGTGTTGCGGACCGTGCGGGTGATGCAGGCATTGGATGTGCAGTCGTCGATGGCCTGGTTCTCGGCCTTTTTTGCCTCGCTGTCGTAGTATTCCTGCTGCTCCTCATAAGACTGTTTTTCCTGCGCTTTCGCGTAATCCTGGTCGGCCTCACTGCCGCAGCTGTCGACGCAGTCACGCTGGCCGGAGGGATCGCTGCGGGTGACGGGATCGTTGCCGGAGTAGTCGTAGCCGGCGATTTGGGTGGGGTCGTCGGCTTCGAAGATGGGGTCGACGGAGAGGAACCGTCCACTGGCGGCGTTGTAGACGCGTGCACCGAGGGTCTCCAGACTGGTGGTGCTGTCCGCCTGGCCTCCGACGTACCCCTTGTCTCCGCCAACCCAGGCTGTGGAGCCGCCGCGTGCGCCGCCGAAGGGCAGGTACTGGCGGCGGGTCACGGTCTGGGCCGCAGTCGTGCTGATGGCGAGTTGGTCGGTGCCCTGGCGGTCCGGGATGAGGCAGTCGACCGCGCCGGCGCTGGTGCGTTCGGCGACGGTGACGCCGCCGACCGAGTAGTAGCGCGTGCCGGTCACGTTGCCGCTGCCGGTGACGAGGTTGAGTTGGGCGTCGCCGATGGTCAGCGTGGTTGAGGTCGGGTCGCGCATGATGATCTGGTTGCCGGCCGTGTCGTAGACGTAGTTCGTGGTGCCGGCGCTGGTAGTGGCGGTTTGGAGTTGGTCCTGGTCGTTCCAGGTGTAGGTCTCGGTGCCGGGTGTTCCGCCGGTCTGGCCGGTTTCGTTTCCGGCTGCGTCGTAGCTGTAGGACGCGGTGTCGGCGGTGGCGTTGGGCCCGGTGGCGGTGGTGTTGGTCAGGGTGGTGGGCTGGTCGGTGCTCGAGGGCTGGGTCGGGTAGTGGTAGGTGGTGGTCGTGTCGTTGGCGGTCACGCCGCTGGTGTCGTGGTCGGTTTGGGTCAGCCGGTCTCCGGCCGCGTCATAGGTCCAGGACTGCCAGTACGGGGCGTCGGTGCCGCCGACGCTGGCGGAGCTGCCTGGGGTCGGAGTGGCGTCACAGTTGTCGGTCGCGGTCCAGGCCTGGGAGATGCGCTGGGCGTAGTCGTAGGTGAAGCACTGGGTGTCGACCGTGGCTGTGCCGTTCTGCTTGTCGACGACCTCGGTCAGCAGGCCCGAGCCCTTGGAGACGGTGCCGGAGTTGTCGCCGTAGTAGTAGCTGAGCTGGTCGACCGGGTTGGTACTGGTTGTGTCCGTAGTCTCGATACTCGTGAGAGCACTGGTTTGGGGGTCGTAGGACAGCGTGGCCAGTACGTGCCCGCTGACGGTGGGCATCGTGTACTGGGTGGGGTGATCGTACTGGTCGTAGCCGATGGCGGAGACATAATTCCAGTTGACGCTGCCGGTGCCGGCCAGGGAGATCGGCTGGCCGTAGGTGTTGTATCCCGTGGTGACCGTCTCCGAGGGCAGCCCGCCCATCGCCGGGTCGATCACGGTCTTAGGTAGACCGGTGAAGGTGTAGCCGTAGCCGGTGGTGTACCCCCCTGAGGGGACCAGGGCCGCGTCCGTGCCGGTGAGCGTGACCTTCGTGGCGGTGGGCAGATCCATCGCGTTGTACCCCGAAATGCTGCTGGTGTACGTGTCCCCGTTCGAGTATGACGTCGAAGAGGTCAGCATGCCCTGCTTGAGGGTGTCGTAGACCCATGAGCCGGTCTCGTTGGTCGACGAGAGGGTCTGCGTGCTCGTGGTGTCGTACGCAGCAGTCTTGCGCCCGTCCTTGTCGTAGACGTACGTGCTCTGCTTGCCACGTGCGTCCGTGGAAGTGATCAACTGTCCGGCGTTGTCGTAGGTATCGACGCTGTGCCCGGCGTCCGGGTCGTAGGCATCGGTCTGTTGGCCGAGCAGGTTGTAGGCCCAGGACCACTTGTTCCCGGCAGCGTCGGTCTCAGTGGCTTTCTGACCTGCCGGGTCGTAGGTGTAGGTGGTGTCGGTGTAGTCGCCGGCCGGGTCGGTGACGTAGTTGGTCGGCTGGCCGGCGAGGTATTGGATCAGGTCGGTCTGCTGGCCCAGGGCATTGGTGACCGTGGTGGTCGCGGTGCCTCCGGCCGGGGGGATGGTGGTGGTGAAGTTCCCGCCGTAGCTGTAGCTGGTCCGCCACTTCTCGACGCTGAGGTTGTAGGAGATCACCGCGGTTTGGCGGCCAACTCCGTCGTAGGTGTATCCGGTCGCCGCGGGAACGTCGCCGGGCTGTGCCTGGGTCTCCGGTGGGGTCTGGGTCTGAACCAGCGTGGCAGTGACGGGGTTGGCGTTGTAGTACGGGTTCGTGGTCTCCGAGGTCCACCCGTCGGTGTTGTAATACGTGTCGGTGATGTCCCGGTTGCCGTCGACGGTGCCGGTCTGGACCTCGCGGGCTCGCAACATGCTGTCGTAGATCGTCTCGGACAGCCGGTAGCTCTCGTCGTCGTTGAGGGTATAGGTATCGACGACCGAGGGGGCGGTACCGGAGACGGTGTAGGTG
This genomic window from Actinospica robiniae DSM 44927 contains:
- a CDS encoding pentapeptide repeat-containing protein; translated protein: MSLSVLALIAALVYLLLGPLAERFIQPATANLSTKDRLDELESARGLLLQVLGGLVVTAGLVATLGTLRYTARTYRVTEQGHVTDRFSKAVEQLGSDRRSVRTGGVYALGRIMKDSPEDHETVVHVLTAFIREQALHPSEEEKVKLMSLPPAQRTHPQVDIAAALSMLRTRDHYDLDEPIDLSGAYLHGANLRGADLRGANLGDVDMWGADLKDAVLDGARLYRANLRGATLSGATLISAHLTAASLPAATFTHANLTSADLSAIEDFSSASFTDATLMQADFSLSKLKGARFVRTNFTGAFLSQAVLWGTDLSKAVGLSAEGLVNAPRDGETVLPASVQAELDLRGESNASQTQPTQEKS
- a CDS encoding fibronectin type III-like domain-contianing protein encodes the protein MRGASLSPAWVRRLLSFARLELDPGEPRTVEFDVHTDLSGFTRRDLHRRVEPGHIVPTVAQSDGDLGRSADVDLEGEVHIIDHTRTMDTPVRL
- a CDS encoding TetR family transcriptional regulator gives rise to the protein MASDLRNRPNLDSAAELFAEHGCSGARMLDVAERLGISKSALYYRLASKEELLEGLVGPISRALAEFAAAAEPGDMAPERIIRGYLDHLIPGIPGLHPLLTDPGARAAIGSTHGLPSTPQRIEAALAASIPGPEHDRELRTTFALGGIRSVVFGRLSTIYGWSEPAATPRTPDGAAGPVLTDEEREGLVELALAHLGVQTPPLRQGHGR